One segment of Erigeron canadensis isolate Cc75 chromosome 2, C_canadensis_v1, whole genome shotgun sequence DNA contains the following:
- the LOC122590126 gene encoding uncharacterized protein LOC122590126, with translation MASIKKVEQVRTKCISTPKKLNNKSQIIIDDDDVGVDDDGTPLRPIFCLKRKSAIKEFDDKEDCFILDFNPDEDSVDLSKMNAEKGVQNNPQDSPDVFMVAEKGQVACRDYPHSRHLCVKHPFQKTPHESYCNMCYCFVCDVSAPCKSWNGYNGHCHAIDNEGWKLVRNIMKKV, from the exons ATGGCAAGTATCAAAAAAGTTGAACAAGTACGTACAAAATGTATATCTACACCCAAAAAGTTGAACAATAAGTCACAAAttattattgatgatgatgatgttggtgttgatgatgatggcacACCATTGAGACCCATTTTCTGTTTGAAAAGAAAATCCGCCATTAAAGAATTTGATGATAAAGAAGATTGCTTTATTCTCGATTTTAACCCTGATGAAGATTCTGTCGATCTTTCTAAGATGAATGCCGAAAAGGGTGTCCAAAACAATCCTCAAGATTCACCAGATGTTTTCATGGTTGCTGAAAAAGGACAG GTGGCATGCAGAGATTACCCACATTCGAGGCATTTGTGTGTGAAGCATCCATTTCAAAAGACACCACATGAAAGCTACTGTAATATG TGTTATTGTTTTGTATGCGATGTTTCGGCACCTTGCAAGTCATGGAATGGATATAATGGCCATTGTCATGCTATTGACAATGAAGGCTGGAAATTGGTGAGGAACATTATGAAAAAGGTCTGA
- the LOC122587112 gene encoding nascent polypeptide-associated complex subunit alpha-like protein 2 yields MPGPVVEEIESEKKIEEEVPVVEGVVEDVKEEDDHNDDDVDADSDDDEDDKEDGVLAGTESSKQSRSEKKSRKAMLKLGMKPVLGVSRVTIKRAKNIMFFISKPDVFKSPNSETYVIFGEAKIEDLSSQLQTQAAQQFRMPDMGSVMGKPEVSASSAAQADEEEEEVDETGVEPRDIDLVMTQAGVSRSKAVKALKTHSGDIVSAIMELTT; encoded by the exons ATGCCGGGACCCGTCGTCGAAGAGATTGAATCCGAGAAGAAGATCGAG gAAGAGGTTCCAGTAGTTGAAGGTGTTGTTGAGGATGTGAAGGAAGAAGATGACCACAACGATGATGACGTGGAtgctgattctgatgatgacgagGATGATAAGGAAGATGGTGTCttag CCGGAACTGAGAGCTCAAAGCAAAGTAGGAGTGAGAAAAAGAGCCGAAAGGCGATGCTGAAGCTTGGAATGAAACCTGTTCTTGGCGTTAGCAGGGTCACAATTAAAAGAGCAAAAAAT ATCATGTTTTTCATCTCAAAGCCGGATGTCTTTAAAAGCCCAAATTCCGAAACCTATGTCATATTTGGAGAGGCGAAGATTGAGGATCTAAGCTCACAACTGCAAACTCAAGCAGCCCAACAGTTCAGAATGCCCGACATGGGGTCAGTCATGGGCAAACCTGAAGTTTCAGCTTCATCTGCTGCTCAGGCagatgaagaagaggaggaaGTCGATGAGACCGGTGTTGAGCCACGTGACATTGATCTGGTGATGACTCAAGCTGGTGTGTCAAGGTCCAAGGCTGTCAAAGCTCTCAAGACTCACAGTGGGGACATAGTCAGTGCCATCATGGAGCTTACCACTTAG
- the LOC122590058 gene encoding peroxidase 5-like, which produces MSSIITLAHVYTIFILVTLGSVIHLEAQLQVGFYLNSCSVVELIIKEEVVKAYFQEKGLAAGLIRLHFHDCFVRGCDGSVLIDSTPSNKAEKEFPVENPNSRGFDIIDNAKTRLEALCPGVVSCADILAFAARDSVQISGGLWYEVPAGRRDGRVSLLAETSALPPATADLNQLTQMFSSHGLTQEEMVTLSGAHTIGRAHCTSFASRLYTFNSSVNQDPSLDPLYASKLKQECPQGSKDLSLVVPTNPSSPAIFDTGYYVDVLNNRGLFTSDHSLLTSASTANQVHQNAMNPFLWKSKFAQTMVKMGKIDVLTGHQGEIRSKCRVINK; this is translated from the exons ATGAGTTCCATAATAACGTTGGCTCATGTGTATACAATCTTCATTTTGGTTACATTGGGATCGGTCATTCATTTAGAAGCTCAACTTCAAGTTGGCTTCTATTTGAACTCATGCTCGGTGGTTGAGCTCATTATCAAAGAGGAGGTTGTTAAAGCGTACTTTCAAGAGAAGGGTCTTGCCGCCGGTCTAATTAGACTTCATTTCCATGATTGTTTTGTCAGG GGTTGTGATGGATCTGTTTTGATAGATTCAACTCCTTCAAATAAGGCGGAAAAAGAATTTCCAGTAGAAAATCCAAATTCTCGTGGATTCGATATCATTGATAATGCGAAAACTAGACTTGAAGCTTTATGTCCAGGAGTTGTTTCTTGTGCTGATATACTTGCATTCGCAGCCAGAGATAGCGTCCAAATA AGTGGGGGACTTTGGTATGAAGTCCCAGCTGGGAGAAGAGATGGCAGAGTTTCACTGCTTGCGGAGACTTCAGCATTGCCTCCTGCAACAGCAGATCTCAACCAGCTTACTCAGATGTTCTCGAGCCATGGATTGACGCAAGAAGAAATGGTTACCCTTTCTG GTGCGCATACCATTGGCAGAGCACATTGTACCTCCTTTGCTAGCAGACTTTACACCTTCAACTCCTCAGTAAACCAGGACCCTAGTTTGGACCCATTGTATGCTAGCAAGTTAAAGCAGGAATGCCCCCAGGGTAGCAAAGATTTGAGTCTTGTGGTACCAACGAACCCCAGTTCACCAGCCATTTTTGACACAGGATACTATGTCGACGTCTTGAATAATAGAGGCCTGTTCACTTCAGACCATTCTCTACTCACAAGTGCATCAACAGCAAACCAAGTACACCAGAATGCTATGAACCCATTTCTTTGGAAGAGTAAATTTGCACAAACAATGGTTAAGATGGGTAAGATCGATGTTTTGACAGGTCATCAAGGAGAAATACGATCAAAGTGCCGAGTGATCAACAAATAA